A window from gamma proteobacterium SS-5 encodes these proteins:
- a CDS encoding DUF2442 domain-containing protein, which yields MNSLAHGKHTSEVEIGNISIHGIWLITHNKELFLPYESFPWFKDQRINSIINVEEPSPGHYYWPDLDVDLSEEIIEHPERFPRISSEHITSA from the coding sequence ATGAACTCGTTAGCTCATGGCAAACACACTTCAGAAGTTGAAATAGGGAACATTTCAATCCATGGGATTTGGCTAATAACTCACAACAAAGAGTTGTTCCTGCCATATGAAAGCTTCCCATGGTTTAAAGACCAAAGAATAAATTCAATAATCAATGTCGAGGAGCCAAGCCCAGGTCATTATTATTGGCCAGACCTGGATGTTGATTTGTCCGAAGAGATTATTGAGCATCCCGAGCGCTTCCCTCGTATTTCGTCGGAGCACATAACAAGTGCATAA
- a CDS encoding DUF4160 domain-containing protein: MSPTVFRDSGYRFFFFSREEERVHVHVISGEGEAKYWLEPEIELEKNYKYTRKQLKQIEGLIEDHYNELVSSWQTHFRS; this comes from the coding sequence ATGAGTCCTACTGTATTTAGAGACAGCGGATATAGATTTTTCTTTTTCTCAAGAGAAGAGGAAAGAGTGCATGTTCATGTGATTTCGGGGGAAGGTGAAGCGAAATATTGGCTAGAACCAGAAATCGAACTCGAAAAAAACTACAAATATACAAGAAAACAACTGAAACAAATAGAAGGATTAATAGAGGATCACTATAATGAACTCGTTAGCTCATGGCAAACACACTTCAGAAGTTGA
- a CDS encoding type II toxin-antitoxin system VapC family toxin: MIKSAYQKITKSWWEHVRVIIISYISPYVVEEASLGDPQAASERLNALRDISVLPITPEIPELAEFLLLGGGLPAKARIDALHIACAAYHQIDILLTWNCTHIANPAQLPVMRGLCAAKGYKLPELVTPFELMEVSL, encoded by the coding sequence ATGATAAAGTCGGCCTACCAGAAGATTACCAAGTCATGGTGGGAGCATGTAAGGGTAATCATAATATCTTATATTTCGCCGTATGTTGTCGAAGAAGCTAGTTTGGGCGATCCGCAAGCCGCATCTGAGCGGTTAAACGCATTACGCGATATTTCAGTTCTCCCAATCACCCCTGAAATTCCAGAGCTAGCGGAATTTCTCTTACTGGGTGGTGGCTTACCCGCTAAAGCGCGAATTGATGCTTTACATATTGCCTGCGCAGCATATCATCAAATCGATATTCTTCTTACCTGGAATTGCACACACATTGCCAATCCGGCGCAATTACCCGTGATGCGTGGTTTATGTGCCGCCAAGGGGTATAAGCTACCCGAATTGGTAACACCTTTTGAGCTAATGGAGGTTTCACTATGA
- a CDS encoding zinc ribbon domain-containing protein — translation MALIECPECQKEISDSAPSCPHCGLPISKGMESNLRMCKKCGRETIHKAPNTAHVIHFILTIVTVGSWAIIWLIIALNNKTKAKCSVCGNMRGITG, via the coding sequence ATGGCTTTAATAGAATGTCCAGAGTGTCAAAAAGAAATATCAGATAGTGCTCCTTCATGTCCACATTGTGGATTACCTATATCGAAAGGTATGGAAAGCAATTTACGAATGTGTAAAAAATGTGGTAGAGAAACAATACATAAAGCTCCAAATACTGCTCATGTTATCCATTTTATACTTACAATTGTAACTGTTGGTTCTTGGGCAATTATATGGCTTATTATTGCTCTGAATAATAAAACAAAGGCAAAATGTTCTGTGTGTGGCAATATGCGTGGTATTACAGGCTAG
- a CDS encoding DUF29 domain-containing protein → MHTYEADVVAWAKEQAGLIRAGRFDLLDIEHIAEEIEDVGKSEQRELANRMALLLAHLLKWEYQPGRQTASWARTITEQRKGIKKRLAKSPGLQPVLADADWQAEIWADAVAQAASETGLADFPETCLWSMLDEVLQDGWLPAS, encoded by the coding sequence ATGCATACGTACGAAGCCGATGTTGTTGCCTGGGCGAAGGAACAGGCGGGCCTTATTCGTGCTGGCCGCTTTGACCTCCTGGATATAGAACACATTGCGGAGGAGATTGAGGACGTAGGCAAAAGTGAGCAACGCGAATTGGCAAACCGGATGGCTTTGTTGTTGGCTCACTTGCTGAAGTGGGAATATCAACCTGGTCGCCAAACAGCAAGTTGGGCGCGAACCATTACTGAACAGAGAAAAGGCATCAAAAAGCGTCTGGCAAAGAGTCCTGGATTGCAGCCCGTTCTTGCCGATGCGGATTGGCAAGCAGAGATTTGGGCTGATGCCGTTGCACAGGCCGCTAGCGAAACCGGTTTGGCTGATTTTCCAGAGACCTGCCTTTGGTCAATGCTTGATGAAGTTCTGCAGGATGGCTGGTTACCCGCCAGTTGA
- the aceF gene encoding dihydrolipoyllysine-residue acetyltransferase, translated as MSKQSQVLLPDIGDFSDVEVTEILVAPGDRVEAETSLLTLESDKASMEIPSPQAGVVESIAVKIGDKLNQGDLILQLQVEQAPQQEPQPPQQAAAEQAESETESKPDPSTGAASQVEVTLPDIGDFKDVEVIEILAQPGDQVEKDASLVTLESDKASMEVPAPFSGKLLEYRIKLGDRLNQGDIIALFEVSELDDLPAAELQPEAEPAGQSESEPDTEQTARPAGEQQRRRPPVMPTPNDMQAIARGRKAHAGPAVRRFARELGVELAQVSGSGPKGRVLKEDVQNFVKKALGGEARAPAASGGAFALPPLPQVDFSKFGGIEIKPLSRIKKLSGGHLHNCWLNIPHVTQFDEADISELEAFRQGLKAEAEQRGLKLTLFPFLLKACAAALRALPEFNSSLSPEGDSLVLKKYVHIGVAVDTPNGLLVPVLRDVEQKSLFDLAAELMQLSAKAREGKLLPGDLQGGCFSISSLGGIGGTAFTPIVNAPEVAILGVSRAAMKPVWNGSEFAPRLMLPLSLSYDHRVIDGAQGARFTSLLTSLLGDIRRLLL; from the coding sequence ATGTCAAAGCAAAGCCAAGTACTGCTGCCGGATATTGGTGATTTCAGCGATGTGGAGGTTACCGAGATCCTGGTTGCCCCAGGTGACCGTGTAGAGGCCGAGACCTCCCTGTTGACCCTGGAGAGCGACAAGGCCTCGATGGAGATCCCAAGCCCCCAGGCCGGGGTGGTGGAGTCCATCGCGGTGAAGATCGGCGACAAACTCAACCAGGGGGATCTGATCCTCCAGCTACAGGTCGAGCAAGCCCCGCAACAGGAGCCGCAGCCGCCACAACAGGCCGCAGCCGAGCAGGCAGAGTCCGAGACCGAGTCCAAGCCCGATCCCAGCACTGGCGCGGCATCCCAGGTCGAGGTGACCCTGCCGGACATAGGCGACTTCAAGGACGTGGAGGTGATCGAAATCCTCGCCCAGCCGGGCGATCAGGTCGAAAAGGACGCCTCCCTGGTTACCCTGGAGAGTGACAAGGCCTCCATGGAGGTACCCGCCCCCTTCAGCGGCAAGTTGCTGGAATACCGCATCAAGCTGGGCGACAGGCTCAATCAGGGCGACATCATCGCCCTGTTCGAGGTCAGCGAACTGGACGACCTGCCTGCCGCCGAGCTGCAACCCGAGGCCGAGCCCGCTGGCCAATCCGAAAGCGAGCCCGATACAGAACAGACCGCCCGCCCGGCCGGAGAGCAGCAAAGGCGGCGACCGCCGGTAATGCCCACCCCCAACGACATGCAGGCCATAGCCCGCGGCCGCAAGGCCCATGCCGGACCTGCGGTGCGCCGTTTTGCCCGCGAGCTGGGGGTGGAACTGGCCCAGGTCAGCGGCAGCGGACCCAAGGGCCGGGTGCTCAAGGAGGACGTGCAGAACTTCGTCAAAAAGGCCCTCGGCGGCGAGGCACGTGCGCCAGCGGCGAGCGGCGGCGCCTTCGCTTTGCCGCCGCTGCCCCAGGTGGATTTCAGCAAGTTCGGCGGCATTGAGATCAAGCCCCTGAGTCGGATCAAAAAGCTCAGCGGCGGCCATCTGCACAACTGCTGGCTGAACATTCCCCACGTCACCCAGTTCGACGAGGCGGACATCAGCGAGTTGGAGGCCTTCCGCCAGGGGCTCAAGGCCGAGGCGGAACAGCGTGGCCTCAAGCTGACCCTGTTCCCCTTCCTGCTCAAGGCCTGCGCCGCCGCCCTCAGGGCCCTGCCTGAGTTCAATAGCTCCCTTAGTCCCGAGGGCGATAGCCTGGTGCTGAAAAAATACGTCCACATCGGTGTGGCGGTGGACACCCCCAACGGCCTGCTGGTGCCGGTGCTGCGGGATGTGGAGCAGAAATCCCTGTTCGACCTGGCCGCCGAGCTGATGCAGCTCAGTGCCAAGGCGCGGGAGGGCAAGCTATTGCCCGGCGACCTGCAGGGCGGCTGCTTCTCCATCTCCAGCCTGGGAGGCATCGGCGGCACCGCCTTCACCCCCATAGTCAACGCGCCGGAGGTGGCGATACTGGGTGTGTCCCGCGCGGCGATGAAACCGGTGTGGAACGGCAGCGAATTCGCTCCGAGGCTGATGCTGCCGCTGTCGCTGTCCTACGACCACCGCGTCATCGACGGTGCCCAGGGTGCACGCTTCACCAGCCTGCTGACCAGCCTGCTGGGTGACATCCGCCGGTTGTTGTTGTAG
- the aceE gene encoding pyruvate dehydrogenase (acetyl-transferring), homodimeric type produces the protein MTAKPDTDPQETQEWLDALDSVLENEGTERAHYLITRLINKARRSGAYLPYTPNTAYVNSIPVTKQLPYPGDQAMERRIRSFIRWNAMAMVVQANRISTELGGHIASFASSATLFDVGFNHFFHARDKDHDGDMVFFQGHSAPGIYARAFLEGRITEEQLYHFRQEVDGQGLSSYPHPWLMPGFWQFPTVSMGLGPLMAIYQARFMRYMHDRGLINAGNRKVWAFCGDGEMDEPESLGAISLASRERLDNLVFVVNCNLQRLDGPVRGNGKIVQELEAVFRGAGWNVIKVVWGSYWDPLFARDKQGLLVKRMEEAVDGEYQAYKAHGGAYTRKYFFGKYPELADLVANMSDEDIWRLNRGGHDPIKVFNAYAAAMNHQGQPTVILAKTVKGYGMGVAGEGQNITHSQKKMAEAHLRSFRDRFNIPIPEDMIASAPFFKPADDSEEIKYLHERRQQLGGYLPARRTDAEALKAPPLSAFGSLTEGSGEREMSTTMAFVRLLTLLSRDKALGKFIVPIVPDEARTFGMEGMFRQLGIYSSVGQLYEPVDHDQVMSYREDKQGQILEEGINEAGAMSSWIAAATAYANHGIGMIPFYIYYSMFGFQRIGDLAWAAGDMQARGFLIGATAGRTTLAGEGLQHQDGHGLLVASTIPNCVAYDPCYAYEFAVIIHNGLQRMMERQENVFFYVTTMNENYPQPPLPEGAEEGIIRGIYRCRESAKPKAKARVQLLGSGTILREALAAAELLEQDFNIAADVWSVTSFSELQRDAAAVERWNMLHPSEKPRTSYLAQQIGPSQGPLIAVTDYIRAHVAQIGPYLDGRRYFTLGVDGFGRSDLRTQLRKYFEVNRYYTTVAALKALADEGRIKTEVVDQAIKKYKIDPAKPNPISA, from the coding sequence ATGACTGCAAAACCCGATACCGATCCCCAGGAGACCCAGGAATGGCTGGATGCTCTGGACTCCGTGCTGGAAAACGAAGGGACCGAGCGCGCCCATTATCTGATTACCCGTCTAATCAACAAGGCTCGCCGCTCCGGCGCCTATCTGCCCTATACGCCGAACACGGCCTATGTAAACTCCATCCCGGTGACCAAGCAGCTGCCCTATCCGGGGGATCAGGCGATGGAGCGGCGCATCCGCTCTTTCATCCGCTGGAACGCCATGGCCATGGTGGTGCAGGCCAACCGCATCTCCACCGAGCTGGGCGGGCACATCGCCAGCTTTGCCTCCAGTGCCACCCTGTTCGATGTGGGCTTCAACCACTTCTTTCATGCCCGCGACAAGGACCACGACGGCGACATGGTGTTCTTCCAGGGCCACTCGGCCCCCGGCATCTACGCCCGCGCCTTTCTCGAAGGCCGCATTACGGAAGAACAGCTGTACCACTTCCGCCAGGAGGTGGATGGCCAGGGCCTGTCGTCCTATCCCCATCCCTGGCTGATGCCCGGCTTCTGGCAGTTCCCCACCGTCTCCATGGGCCTGGGGCCGCTGATGGCCATCTATCAGGCGCGCTTCATGCGCTACATGCACGATCGCGGTCTGATCAACGCCGGCAACCGCAAGGTCTGGGCCTTCTGCGGCGATGGCGAGATGGACGAGCCCGAATCCCTCGGTGCCATCTCCCTGGCCTCGCGCGAGCGTTTGGATAATCTGGTGTTCGTGGTCAACTGCAACCTGCAGCGGCTGGATGGCCCGGTGCGCGGCAACGGCAAGATCGTCCAGGAGCTGGAGGCGGTATTCCGCGGTGCCGGCTGGAACGTGATCAAGGTGGTCTGGGGCAGCTATTGGGACCCCCTGTTTGCCCGCGACAAGCAGGGTCTGCTGGTCAAGCGCATGGAAGAGGCGGTGGACGGCGAATACCAGGCCTACAAGGCCCACGGTGGTGCCTACACGCGCAAGTATTTCTTCGGCAAGTACCCGGAGCTGGCGGACCTGGTGGCGAACATGTCCGACGAGGACATCTGGCGCCTGAATCGCGGTGGCCATGACCCGATCAAGGTATTCAACGCCTATGCCGCGGCGATGAACCACCAGGGCCAGCCGACGGTGATCCTGGCCAAGACGGTCAAGGGCTACGGCATGGGCGTGGCCGGCGAGGGGCAGAACATCACCCACTCGCAGAAGAAGATGGCCGAGGCCCATCTGCGCTCTTTCCGCGACCGCTTCAATATCCCCATCCCCGAGGACATGATCGCCTCAGCGCCCTTCTTCAAGCCCGCCGACGACAGCGAAGAGATCAAATATCTGCATGAGCGTCGGCAGCAGCTGGGCGGCTATCTGCCGGCCCGGCGCACCGATGCCGAGGCGCTGAAGGCCCCGCCCCTGAGCGCCTTTGGCAGCCTGACCGAGGGCAGCGGCGAGCGCGAGATGTCCACCACCATGGCCTTCGTGCGCCTGCTCACCCTGCTCAGCCGCGACAAGGCCCTGGGCAAGTTCATCGTCCCCATAGTGCCGGACGAGGCGCGCACCTTCGGCATGGAGGGCATGTTCCGCCAGCTCGGCATCTACTCCTCCGTCGGCCAGCTGTACGAGCCGGTGGACCATGACCAGGTGATGTCCTACCGCGAGGACAAGCAGGGTCAGATCCTAGAAGAGGGTATCAACGAGGCCGGTGCCATGTCCTCCTGGATCGCCGCTGCCACCGCCTATGCCAACCACGGCATCGGCATGATCCCCTTCTACATCTACTACTCCATGTTCGGCTTCCAGCGCATCGGCGATCTGGCCTGGGCGGCCGGTGACATGCAGGCGCGCGGCTTCCTCATCGGTGCCACCGCCGGGCGCACCACATTGGCCGGCGAGGGCCTGCAGCACCAGGACGGCCACGGCCTGCTGGTGGCCAGCACCATCCCCAACTGCGTCGCCTATGATCCCTGCTACGCCTACGAATTTGCCGTAATCATCCACAACGGCCTGCAACGCATGATGGAGCGGCAGGAGAATGTCTTCTTCTACGTCACCACCATGAACGAGAACTACCCCCAGCCGCCCCTGCCCGAGGGCGCGGAAGAGGGCATCATCCGTGGCATCTACCGCTGCCGCGAGTCGGCCAAGCCCAAGGCCAAGGCGCGGGTGCAACTGCTCGGCAGCGGCACCATACTGCGCGAGGCCCTGGCCGCGGCCGAGCTGCTGGAGCAGGACTTCAACATCGCCGCTGATGTCTGGAGCGTGACCAGCTTCAGCGAACTGCAGCGGGATGCCGCCGCGGTGGAGCGTTGGAACATGCTGCACCCGAGCGAGAAGCCGCGCACCAGCTACCTGGCGCAACAGATAGGCCCCAGCCAGGGCCCGCTGATTGCGGTGACCGATTACATCCGCGCCCATGTGGCGCAGATTGGTCCCTATCTGGACGGGCGGCGTTACTTCACCCTGGGCGTGGACGGCTTTGGCCGTTCCGACCTGCGCACCCAGCTGCGCAAGTACTTTGAGGTGAATCGCTACTACACGACGGTGGCGGCTCTCAAGGCCCTGGCCGATGAGGGCAGGATCAAGACCGAGGTGGTGGATCAGGCGATCAAGAAATACAAGATCGATCCCGCCAAGCCCAACCCGATCTCGGCCTAA
- a CDS encoding sulfur globule protein CV1 has protein sequence MKNLIKAASIATLLAASASAQAWWGPWNNGYNDNSWFGDGWGDFNMNMSARGNGWGRGYNNYYNPYYYGPYGYGYPAYGAPYGYAPYAAPAAPAAPAAKQAD, from the coding sequence ATGAAAAATCTGATCAAAGCCGCTTCTATCGCCACCCTGCTGGCCGCCTCTGCCTCTGCCCAGGCCTGGTGGGGCCCCTGGAACAATGGCTACAACGACAACAGCTGGTTCGGTGACGGCTGGGGTGACTTCAACATGAACATGAGCGCCCGTGGCAACGGCTGGGGCCGTGGTTACAACAACTACTACAACCCCTACTACTATGGCCCCTACGGCTATGGCTACCCCGCCTATGGCGCGCCCTACGGCTACGCCCCCTATGCCGCACCGGCCGCTCCCGCCGCCCCGGCTGCCAAGCAGGCCGACTGA
- a CDS encoding VacJ family lipoprotein, translating into MSGKRPLQTLLIIALLSGLGGCASTDPRDPLEGVNRVVYAFNDGVDRVLVKPVAKGYRAITPEPVDQGVTNFFSNLDDVGSAVNNLLQLKLTRAASDVGRVAINSTLGLLGLIDVASQLKLEKYGEDFGQTLGYWGIGPGPYLVLPFFGPRNIRDTLGMVADSYLDPVNYAAHDDWPDHWKYDIDKDWQYGLKVLEFVDMRADNLAASDVLEVAALDPYSFVRDAYLQRRESLVRDGQISFEGDLGTEDAPADW; encoded by the coding sequence ATGTCCGGCAAGCGCCCACTACAGACCCTCCTCATCATCGCCCTGCTGAGCGGCCTTGGCGGCTGCGCCAGCACCGACCCGCGTGACCCCCTGGAGGGCGTCAACCGGGTGGTCTATGCCTTCAATGACGGCGTTGACCGGGTACTGGTCAAGCCCGTCGCCAAGGGGTACAGGGCAATCACCCCGGAGCCCGTGGATCAGGGCGTCACCAACTTCTTCTCCAATCTCGATGATGTGGGTTCGGCAGTCAACAACCTGTTGCAGCTGAAGCTGACCCGGGCCGCCTCCGATGTGGGCCGGGTGGCAATCAACAGCACCCTGGGCCTGCTCGGTCTCATCGATGTCGCCAGCCAGCTCAAGCTGGAGAAATACGGCGAGGACTTCGGCCAGACCCTGGGCTACTGGGGCATAGGCCCCGGCCCCTATCTGGTGCTGCCCTTCTTCGGCCCGCGCAACATCCGCGACACCCTGGGCATGGTGGCTGACTCCTATCTGGACCCGGTCAATTACGCCGCCCACGACGACTGGCCCGATCACTGGAAATACGATATCGACAAGGACTGGCAATACGGCCTGAAGGTGCTGGAGTTCGTCGATATGCGCGCCGACAACCTGGCCGCCAGCGATGTACTGGAGGTAGCGGCCTTAGACCCCTACAGCTTCGTGCGTGACGCCTATCTGCAACGGCGCGAAAGCCTGGTCAGAGACGGCCAGATCAGCTTCGAGGGCGACCTGGGCACGGAAGACGCCCCAGCAGACTGGTAA
- the rnt gene encoding ribonuclease T, with the protein MAQTDQDIGMHNRFRGYLPVVVDVETGGFDARTHALLEVAAVTLRMDSTGMIHPDECLACHLEPFAGAKLDPKALEFNGIDPQHPFRDALPEADGLRQLFAPIRHAVKENGCKRAILVGHNAFFDLGFINAAVERCKIKRNPFHPFSTFDTVSLAGLAYGQTVLAKAALAAGLNWNSKSAHSAIYDAQRTAELFCRIHNQWQEFSPKRPWLGAD; encoded by the coding sequence ATGGCACAGACAGATCAAGACATTGGCATGCACAACCGCTTTCGCGGCTATCTGCCCGTGGTGGTGGATGTAGAAACTGGCGGCTTTGATGCCAGAACCCATGCCCTGCTGGAGGTGGCGGCGGTGACCCTGCGCATGGACTCCACCGGCATGATCCACCCGGACGAGTGCCTGGCCTGTCACCTGGAGCCCTTCGCCGGTGCCAAGCTGGACCCCAAGGCCCTGGAGTTCAACGGCATAGACCCGCAACACCCGTTCCGCGACGCCCTGCCCGAGGCCGACGGCCTGCGCCAGCTGTTTGCGCCAATCCGTCACGCGGTGAAGGAAAACGGCTGCAAACGCGCCATTCTGGTGGGGCACAATGCCTTTTTTGATCTGGGCTTCATCAATGCGGCGGTGGAGCGCTGCAAGATCAAGCGCAATCCCTTTCACCCCTTCAGCACCTTCGATACCGTCTCCCTGGCCGGTCTGGCCTATGGTCAGACGGTACTGGCCAAGGCCGCCCTGGCCGCCGGGCTGAATTGGAACAGCAAATCCGCCCATTCGGCCATCTACGATGCCCAGCGCACCGCCGAGCTATTCTGCCGAATCCACAACCAATGGCAGGAATTCAGCCCCAAGCGGCCTTGGCTGGGGGCTGATTAG
- the grxD gene encoding Grx4 family monothiol glutaredoxin, whose translation MDVLDRIKEQVESNPVVIYMKGTPQFPMCGFSSRTAAALQDCGEKFAYVNVLQDQEIFENLPRFADWPTFPQVYINGELIGGCDITLEMHESGELQQMVKDAVAKESLKGEV comes from the coding sequence GTGGACGTATTGGATAGAATCAAAGAGCAGGTCGAGAGCAACCCGGTGGTGATCTACATGAAGGGCACGCCGCAGTTCCCCATGTGCGGTTTTTCCTCGCGCACCGCAGCGGCGTTGCAGGATTGCGGCGAGAAGTTCGCCTATGTCAATGTGCTGCAGGATCAGGAGATCTTCGAGAACCTGCCGCGCTTTGCCGATTGGCCGACCTTCCCCCAGGTCTATATCAACGGCGAGCTGATTGGCGGCTGCGACATCACCCTGGAGATGCACGAAAGCGGTGAGTTGCAGCAGATGGTCAAGGATGCGGTGGCTAAAGAAAGTTTGAAGGGTGAAGTTTGA